From a single Actinomyces viscosus genomic region:
- the pafA gene encoding Pup--protein ligase, protein MSGSRPPARRIIGVETEYGITCAPTGDGPPPLDADHAARELFEPVVQRSRSSNVFTRGGARLYLDVGSHPEFATAECDHLEDLLAQDRAGELVMADLAQQANTRLTAAGVPGRIHLLKNNRDAEGNGFGCHENYLVRRRGDFWNDARTLVPHLVTRQILVGAGHIVGDEEAHPPAPHSGPRHSGYVFSQRADQMWDAVSSATTRARPLINTRDEPHADAERYRRMHVIVGDSNIAQGSTLLKVAAMDLLLDYLESGGDLSDLALADPMRAIRDTCRDLSGRALLERADGRTMTALEMQTEHLERLRNHVAGGVEVTGLHAAALELWERGLEAVRLQQPELVVTELDWAAKYQLVTRFCQRHDTGLTDPRVTRLALAYHDVSPDQGLRQRLESAGMLRRFVDDEACRRAMGTPPATTRAHLRGAVVARAEDLRRDLTVDWVGVRLDDGASPTVTLSDPFCAADERIDALLESMERSATDLPAGV, encoded by the coding sequence ATGAGCGGCTCACGGCCCCCGGCGCGGCGCATCATCGGGGTGGAGACCGAGTACGGCATCACCTGCGCCCCCACCGGGGACGGTCCGCCGCCCCTGGACGCCGACCACGCCGCTCGTGAGCTCTTCGAACCGGTGGTTCAGCGCTCACGCTCCTCCAACGTCTTCACTCGCGGCGGAGCCCGCCTCTACCTGGATGTGGGTTCCCACCCGGAGTTCGCCACCGCCGAGTGTGACCACCTCGAGGACCTGCTCGCCCAGGACCGTGCCGGCGAGCTGGTCATGGCGGACCTGGCCCAGCAGGCCAATACCCGTCTGACCGCCGCAGGTGTTCCCGGGCGGATCCACCTGCTCAAGAACAACCGCGACGCCGAGGGCAACGGCTTCGGGTGCCACGAGAACTACCTCGTGCGCCGTCGCGGCGACTTCTGGAACGACGCGCGAACCCTCGTGCCCCACCTGGTGACCCGCCAGATCCTCGTTGGCGCCGGTCACATCGTGGGAGATGAGGAGGCGCATCCCCCAGCACCCCACAGTGGTCCCAGGCACTCGGGTTACGTCTTCTCCCAGCGGGCGGACCAGATGTGGGACGCCGTCTCCTCGGCGACGACCCGCGCCAGGCCACTGATCAACACCCGCGACGAGCCGCACGCCGACGCCGAGCGCTACCGGCGCATGCACGTCATCGTCGGGGACTCCAACATCGCCCAGGGATCCACCCTGCTCAAGGTGGCGGCCATGGACCTGCTCCTGGACTACCTGGAGAGCGGGGGAGACCTGAGTGACCTGGCCCTGGCCGATCCCATGCGGGCCATCCGCGACACCTGCCGCGACCTGAGTGGGCGCGCGCTCCTGGAACGCGCCGACGGCCGCACCATGACGGCGTTGGAGATGCAGACCGAGCACCTCGAGCGGCTGCGCAACCACGTCGCGGGAGGCGTCGAGGTGACTGGGCTGCACGCCGCCGCGCTGGAGCTGTGGGAACGGGGGCTCGAGGCCGTTCGCCTCCAGCAGCCCGAGCTCGTGGTCACGGAGCTGGACTGGGCGGCCAAGTACCAGCTGGTGACTCGCTTCTGCCAGCGGCACGATACCGGGCTCACGGATCCTCGAGTGACCCGGTTGGCCCTGGCCTACCACGACGTCTCACCTGATCAGGGGCTGCGTCAACGGCTGGAGAGCGCAGGTATGCTGCGTCGTTTCGTCGATGACGAAGCCTGTCGACGCGCGATGGGCACTCCGCCTGCCACAACGCGTGCGCACCTGCGTGGCGCGGTCGTCGCCAGGGCTGAGGACCTTCGCCGAGACCTGACGGTCGACTGGGTGGGTGTTCGCCTCGACGACGGCGCCTCCCCGACTGTTACGCTGAGTGATCCCTTCTGCGCTGCAGATGAACGCATCGACGCACTCCTGGAGAGCATGGAGCGCTCGGCAACCGACCTCCCCGCCGGGGTGTGA
- a CDS encoding ubiquitin-like protein Pup, which translates to MTPQYADQSHGQVRRAGVESTVEDTEEQIGLGTPTASAQTTSTAQVGDVDSILDEIDSVIETNAAAFVQGFVQKGGQ; encoded by the coding sequence ATGACGCCGCAGTACGCCGATCAGTCTCACGGACAGGTTCGTCGCGCCGGTGTCGAGTCCACTGTCGAGGACACTGAGGAGCAGATCGGCCTCGGAACGCCGACGGCGTCGGCACAGACGACGTCGACTGCCCAGGTCGGTGACGTCGACAGCATTCTCGATGAGATCGACTCGGTCATCGAGACCAATGCGGCTGCCTTCGTCCAGGGCTTCGTCCAGAAGGGCGGCCAGTGA
- a CDS encoding DUF4190 domain-containing protein, whose translation MSNMGAYPGSPYGQQPGGYAPGGFGPRPDEKNSLGGWALGLGIASLVCCGIFTGIPAIVLGYLGMQAANEGRATNKGMAISGIVMGGISIVFMIVAYATGLNQQIFNSFQ comes from the coding sequence ATGAGCAACATGGGTGCCTATCCAGGCAGTCCTTATGGTCAGCAGCCTGGGGGATACGCTCCCGGCGGCTTCGGTCCCCGACCTGACGAGAAGAACTCGCTGGGCGGCTGGGCTCTCGGTCTGGGAATTGCCAGTCTGGTCTGCTGCGGTATATTCACCGGCATCCCTGCGATCGTCCTCGGCTACCTGGGGATGCAGGCGGCGAATGAGGGGCGCGCCACCAACAAGGGGATGGCCATCTCGGGTATCGTCATGGGTGGGATCTCGATCGTTTTTATGATCGTCGCCTACGCCACCGGCCTGAATCAGCAGATCTTCAACAGCTTCCAGTGA
- a CDS encoding proteasome accessory factor PafA2 family protein, which produces MKHIGFQPGPVTRPVGLETEFGILRPGDPYANPVVLSSQVVEAYCAGADVPAVRWDYEGEDPLADLRGGRLPRAAAHPSQLTDDPAHPAPSGDASPAANTAAATVDPPPAPWGSRARPSAAEAALSRATTTVLVNGARLYVDHAHPEYSSPEVLTPRDALVWDRAGEVVARRAMTVLSDDRVSTGAPVEIVLYKNNVDGKGAAYGSHENYLVRRDLPFEELAAVLAPFLVTRPVLVGAGRVGIGQRSERPGFQISQRADYVESEIGLQTTFNRPIINTRDEPHADGARWRRLHVINGDANRFDVPIYLKVATTDLLLWFLEQAHAEDTDELREAVTDLGRMAITGDPVEEHWAVSHDPTLSYELTTQGGAMTALAIQRTYLNAVTPAVTRRGDPEAQHALDLWRQSLDALERWRRDGSGPAAQLVEWVAKYELCEGLRRRSGTGWDDPRLAALDIQWADLRPGRSVVDKLDAAGRIHRLVTEAEVQRAAVTPPEGTRATIRGAAINRYPQVVSASWTCLVLDVPGHPELLRLRLPDDVAVGPDETATILEEIGRRAAPERD; this is translated from the coding sequence ATGAAGCACATCGGCTTTCAGCCGGGTCCGGTGACGCGTCCCGTCGGCCTGGAGACCGAGTTCGGAATCCTGCGCCCGGGCGACCCCTACGCCAACCCCGTGGTGCTCTCCAGCCAGGTGGTGGAGGCCTACTGCGCTGGAGCCGACGTGCCCGCCGTGCGCTGGGACTACGAGGGGGAGGACCCCCTGGCGGACCTGCGCGGCGGCAGGCTCCCGCGAGCCGCTGCCCACCCCAGCCAGCTCACCGACGACCCCGCTCACCCGGCGCCGTCGGGTGACGCCTCACCGGCCGCGAACACAGCGGCGGCAACGGTGGATCCGCCTCCGGCTCCCTGGGGCTCGCGCGCCCGCCCCAGCGCCGCCGAGGCGGCGCTTTCCCGCGCGACGACGACGGTTCTCGTCAACGGGGCCAGGCTCTACGTGGACCACGCCCACCCCGAGTACTCCTCGCCGGAGGTCCTCACCCCTCGTGACGCTCTCGTCTGGGACCGGGCGGGGGAGGTGGTTGCCCGGCGCGCCATGACGGTTCTGAGTGACGACCGTGTCAGCACCGGCGCACCGGTGGAGATCGTCCTGTACAAGAACAACGTGGACGGCAAGGGGGCGGCCTACGGCTCCCACGAGAACTACCTCGTGCGGCGGGACCTGCCCTTCGAGGAGCTGGCCGCGGTCCTGGCCCCCTTCCTGGTCACTCGCCCCGTCCTCGTGGGCGCCGGCCGGGTCGGCATCGGTCAGCGCAGTGAGCGGCCCGGCTTCCAGATCAGTCAGCGCGCCGACTACGTCGAGTCCGAGATCGGTCTGCAGACCACCTTCAACCGCCCCATCATCAACACCCGTGACGAGCCGCACGCCGATGGCGCGCGCTGGCGCCGCCTGCACGTCATCAACGGCGACGCCAACCGCTTCGACGTCCCCATCTACCTCAAGGTCGCCACCACGGACCTGCTCCTGTGGTTCCTGGAGCAGGCGCACGCCGAGGACACCGACGAGCTCAGGGAGGCCGTGACGGACCTCGGCCGCATGGCGATCACCGGGGACCCCGTTGAGGAGCACTGGGCCGTGTCCCACGATCCCACCCTCTCCTATGAGCTGACCACGCAGGGCGGAGCCATGACCGCCCTGGCGATCCAGCGCACCTATCTCAACGCCGTCACTCCTGCCGTGACGCGCCGCGGTGACCCCGAGGCTCAGCATGCCCTCGACCTGTGGCGCCAGAGCCTCGACGCCCTGGAGCGGTGGCGCCGTGACGGATCGGGCCCGGCCGCTCAGCTGGTGGAGTGGGTCGCCAAGTACGAGCTCTGCGAGGGGCTGCGCCGCCGGTCGGGAACCGGCTGGGACGATCCTCGCCTGGCCGCTCTCGACATTCAGTGGGCCGATCTTCGTCCGGGACGCTCCGTCGTCGACAAGCTCGACGCCGCCGGCCGGATCCACCGACTGGTCACCGAGGCCGAGGTCCAGCGAGCCGCAGTCACCCCACCAGAGGGCACACGCGCCACCATTCGCGGCGCCGCCATCAACCGTTACCCACAGGTCGTGAGCGCCTCCTGGACCTGCCTCGTTCTCGATGTCCCCGGCCACCCCGAGCTGCTGCGTCTGCGCCTGCCCGACGACGTCGCGGTCGGCCCCGATGAGACGGCGACCATCCTGGAGGAAATTGGTCGTCGGGCGGCACCTGAGAGAGACTGA
- a CDS encoding DUF4190 domain-containing protein: MSESGPYQGDPYRRRDADAQQYLFAQEGSFHAEQGVDHAQGGYYSADPAGAQPVPYQMAPYQMAPYQVPPEQPYGQPYSQQYAYPPAPYGPYVPYGPYGPGAYWGVAYDPRRYEANALGGWALGLGIASLVINCYFGIICGIPAIIVGVKGMRAADEGRATNKGLSITGVVLGSVGAAINAIYLVFFIAAYMSV, from the coding sequence ATGAGCGAATCGGGTCCTTATCAGGGCGACCCCTATCGGAGAAGAGATGCCGACGCCCAGCAGTACCTCTTTGCTCAAGAAGGCTCTTTTCACGCTGAGCAGGGTGTCGATCATGCCCAGGGCGGGTACTACAGCGCCGATCCTGCTGGTGCTCAGCCAGTTCCGTACCAGATGGCTCCGTACCAGATGGCTCCGTACCAGGTGCCTCCGGAGCAGCCCTACGGCCAGCCGTACAGTCAGCAGTATGCCTACCCGCCGGCTCCTTACGGCCCCTACGTGCCGTATGGGCCGTACGGGCCGGGCGCGTACTGGGGGGTGGCCTACGATCCGCGTCGGTATGAGGCCAACGCCCTGGGTGGCTGGGCGCTTGGGCTCGGTATAGCAAGCCTGGTCATTAACTGCTATTTTGGTATAATATGTGGGATCCCGGCGATCATTGTAGGCGTCAAAGGAATGCGTGCCGCAGATGAGGGTCGTGCCACGAATAAAGGGCTGTCGATCACCGGGGTGGTTCTGGGAAGTGTCGGAGCC
- the hisF gene encoding imidazole glycerol phosphate synthase subunit HisF, which yields MSVAIRIIPCLDVKDGRVVKGVNFQGLKDAGDPVELAARYDAQGADEITFLDVSASHEGRSTMLDVVSRTAEQVFVPLTVGGGVRTVDDVDQLLRAGADKVGVNTAAITRPELLAEVAQRFGNQVVVLSVDARRCPSGVTTASGYEVTTHGGRVSTGIDAVAWAVRGAELGAGEILLNSMDADGVTGGFDTEMIDAVRAQVRVPLIASGGAGRPEDFAIAADHGADAVLAASVFHYGAMTITDAKDALRAGGHPVR from the coding sequence ATGAGCGTCGCCATTCGCATCATCCCCTGCCTCGACGTCAAGGACGGTCGTGTCGTCAAAGGCGTGAACTTCCAAGGGCTCAAGGACGCCGGCGACCCGGTGGAGCTGGCCGCTCGCTACGACGCCCAGGGGGCTGACGAGATCACCTTCCTGGATGTGTCGGCCTCCCACGAGGGACGCTCCACCATGCTGGACGTGGTGTCCCGTACCGCGGAGCAGGTGTTCGTCCCCCTGACCGTCGGCGGAGGAGTGCGCACTGTCGACGACGTGGACCAGCTGCTGCGTGCAGGCGCGGACAAGGTCGGCGTCAACACCGCCGCCATCACTCGTCCCGAGCTGCTGGCAGAGGTGGCACAGCGTTTCGGCAACCAGGTGGTGGTCCTGTCCGTCGACGCGCGCAGGTGCCCGTCCGGTGTCACCACGGCCTCGGGCTACGAGGTCACCACCCACGGAGGACGGGTATCGACCGGAATCGACGCCGTCGCCTGGGCGGTTCGGGGTGCTGAGCTCGGCGCCGGAGAGATCCTCCTGAACTCCATGGACGCCGACGGCGTTACCGGCGGTTTCGACACCGAGATGATCGATGCCGTCCGCGCTCAGGTCCGGGTGCCTCTCATCGCCTCCGGCGGTGCCGGACGTCCTGAGGACTTCGCGATCGCGGCCGATCACGGCGCCGACGCCGTCCTTGCAGCCTCGGTCTTCCACTACGGCGCGATGACCATCACCGATGCGAAAGACGCGCTGCGCGCTGGAGGGCACCCGGTTCGCTGA